One part of the Streptomyces sp. NBC_00286 genome encodes these proteins:
- a CDS encoding FAD binding domain-containing protein codes for MTTHAPQAAQTVTLPASLDEAVAALAATPAAVPVAGGTDLMTSVNSGHMRPAALVGLGRISEIRGWQYQDGHALLGAGLTHARMGRPDFAALIPALAAAARAAGPPQIRNAGTLGGNIASAAPTGDALPVLAALEATLIIAGQGGARREIPVSHLLAGVEMLRAGELIGYVRVPLLHAPQVFLKATGRTGPGRALASVALVLDPARRGVRCAVGAIAPMPLRPLEAEQWVASLIDWDNNRAIVPEARDAFGEYVAAACIPDPAPAEDGSVEQLPPAVLHLRRTVAALARRALGRALS; via the coding sequence TTGACCACGCACGCACCGCAGGCGGCGCAGACCGTGACGCTGCCCGCGTCTCTGGACGAGGCCGTGGCGGCGCTCGCCGCCACGCCGGCGGCCGTTCCGGTGGCCGGCGGCACCGACCTCATGACCTCCGTCAACTCCGGGCATATGCGGCCCGCCGCGCTCGTCGGCCTCGGCCGGATCAGCGAGATCCGCGGCTGGCAGTACCAGGACGGCCACGCGCTGCTCGGCGCGGGCCTCACGCACGCCCGCATGGGCCGCCCCGACTTCGCGGCCCTCATCCCGGCGCTCGCGGCCGCCGCGAGAGCCGCGGGTCCCCCGCAGATCCGTAACGCGGGCACCCTGGGCGGCAACATCGCCTCGGCCGCCCCTACGGGAGACGCGCTTCCGGTACTGGCCGCCCTGGAGGCCACGTTGATCATCGCGGGCCAGGGCGGCGCCCGTCGTGAGATCCCCGTCTCGCATCTGCTCGCCGGGGTGGAGATGCTGCGCGCCGGCGAACTCATCGGGTACGTCCGCGTGCCGCTGCTGCACGCCCCGCAGGTCTTCCTGAAGGCGACCGGACGGACCGGACCCGGACGCGCCCTGGCGTCCGTGGCGCTCGTCCTCGACCCCGCCCGGCGCGGAGTGCGGTGCGCCGTCGGCGCCATAGCGCCCATGCCGCTGCGGCCCCTGGAGGCCGAGCAGTGGGTCGCCTCGCTGATCGACTGGGACAACAACCGCGCGATCGTGCCGGAAGCGCGGGACGCCTTCGGGGAGTACGTCGCGGCGGCCTGCATCCCCGACCCGGCCCCCGCGGAGGACGGCTCCGTGGAGCAACTGCCGCCCGCTGTACTGCACCTGCGGCGCACCGTCGCCGCGCTGGCCCGACGAGCACTGGGGAGGGCACTTTCGTGA